The following are encoded together in the Meriones unguiculatus strain TT.TT164.6M chromosome 16, Bangor_MerUng_6.1, whole genome shotgun sequence genome:
- the S100b gene encoding protein S100-B, protein MSELEKTMVVLISVFHQYSGREGDKHKLKKSELKELINNELSHFLEEIKEQEVVDKVMETLDEDGDGECDFQEFMAFVSMITTACHEFFEHE, encoded by the exons ATGTCCGAGCTGGAGAAGACCATGGTTGTCCTCATTAGCGTCTTCCATCAGTATTCAGGAAGAGAGGGTGACAAGCACAAGCTGAAGAAGTCAGAGCTCAAGGAGCTTATCAACAATGAGCTCTCCCACTTCCTGGAG gaAATCAAAGAACAGGAAGTTGTGGACAAAGTCATGGAAACACTGGAtgaagatggagatggagaaTGCGACTTCCAGGAATTCATGGCCTTTGTCTCCATGATCACTACAGCCTGCCATGAATTCTTTGAACATGagtga